From a single Raphanus sativus cultivar WK10039 chromosome 3, ASM80110v3, whole genome shotgun sequence genomic region:
- the LOC108847792 gene encoding uncharacterized protein LOC108847792: MGFISCTSFPTINSSIPSTRFLKQSTLPSLYTQKCALRRKDKPIFSLSLSTSSIMASPVQASSSSSTIGETSDGLKVQFHVSIGANDLLIVGPGVLGRLVAEKWREEHPDCQIFGQTATTNHHDELEKLGIKPSLKETEFDGKCSYVIFCAPPSQSPDYAAELRMAASKWNGEGSFLFTSSSAPYDCFDNGECNEDSPVVPLGKSPRTDVLLRAEQVVLESGGTVLRLAGLYTETRGAHTYWLSKETVDARPDHILNLIHYEDAASLAVAIMKKKAGGRIFVGCDNHPLSRQEVMDLMDQSGKYDKKFKGFTSTSGPLGKKLNNSRTREEIGWEPKYPSFAQFLGISK; this comes from the exons ATGGGTTTCATCTCCTGCACCTCATTTCCGACGATCAACTCGAGCATTCCATCGACCCGTTTCTTAAAGCAATCGACTTTACCATCTTTGTATACACAAAAGTGTGCTCTGAGACGCAAGGATAAGCCCATTTTCTCATTGTCACTGTCCACGTCCTCAATTATGGCGAGTCCTGTTCAAgcctcttcttcatcatccacCATTG GTGAGACCAGTGATGGCTTGAAGGTCCAGTTTCATGTTTCAATTGGGGCAAACGATTTGCTGATTGTTGGACCAGGTGTTCTTGGACGCTTAGTTGCAGAAAAATGGAGAGAG GAACATCCAGATTGTCAAATCTTTGGGCAGACAGCAACAACAAACCATCATGATGAGTTGGAGAAGTTGGGTATCAAACCATCTCTTAAAGAAACCGAGTTTGATGGCAAGTGCTCCTATGTGATCTTTTGTGCTCCTCCCTCACAAAGCCCAGATTACGCCGCTGAGCTCAG GATGGCAGCATCAAAGTGGAATGGTGAAGGATCATTCTTATTCACATCTAGCTCTGCACCTTATGATTGCTTTGATAATGGGGAATGCAATGAG GATTCTCCAGTGGTGCCACTTGGAAAGAGTCCAAGAACAGATGTGCTTCTGAGAGCTGAACAAGTAGTGTTGGAAAGTGGAGGGACTGTCCTTAGACTAGCAGGGCTT TACACAGAGACAAGAGGTGCACATACTTACTGGTTGAGTAAGGAGACAGTTGATGCTCGTCCTGATCATATCCTGAATCTCATTCACTATGag GATGCAGCATCGTTGGCAGTTGCAATCATGAAGAAGAAAGCTGGTGGTCGGATTTTCGTGGGCTGTGACAACCATCCTTTGTCAAG GCAAGAAGTGATGGACCTGATGGATCAAAGCGGAAAATATGATAAGAAGTTCAAAGGTTTCACAA GCACCAGTGGTCCTTTAGGGAAGAAGCTGAACAACTCTCGGACACGAGAGGAAATTGGATGGGAGCCGAAGTATCCAAGCTTTGCTCAGTTTCTTGGAATATCCAAGTAA
- the LOC130509681 gene encoding bidirectional sugar transporter SWEET9: MVFIKVHQLAFLFGLLGNIVSFGVFLSPVPTFYGIYKKKSSKGFQSIPYICALASATLLLFYGIMKTHAYLIISINTFGCFIEITYLFLYIIYAPREARIFTLKLILICNIGGLGILILLVNLLIPKQHRVSTVGWVCAAYSLAVFASPLSVMRKVIRTKSVEYMPFLLSLSLTLNAVMWFFYGLLIEDKFIAMPNILGFLFGITQMILYMMYHDSKKTDLPKLTSTENQPTNETNLNEVAIVAVELSDARAENVEGSVRPMKTPNSTTTA, translated from the exons ATGGTGTTCATCAAAGTTCATCAACTTGCTTTTCTCTTTGGCCTTTTGG GAAACATTGTGTCTTTCGGGGTTTTCTTGTCTCCAGT GCCAACGTTCTATGGGATATACAAGAAGAAATCATCAAAAGGGTTTCAGTCGATACCGTACATATGTGCACTTGCAAGTgcaactcttcttctcttctacGGAATAATGAAGACACATGCTTATCTCATCATTAGCATCAACACCTTTGGATGCTTCATCGAAATCACCTACTTGTTTCTCTATATCATTTACGCACCAAGAGAGGCCAGG ATATTCACGTTGAAGTTGATATTGATATGCAACATTGGTGGACTTGGTATCTTGATCCTTCTCGTTAATCTTTTGATTCCAAAACAACACCGAGTCTCAACCGTTGGATGGGTTTGTGCTGCTTACAGTCTTGCCGTCTTTGCTTCTCCCTTGAGCGTTATG AGGAAGGTGATAAGGACGAAGAGTGTGGAATACATGCCGTTTCTTCTCTCATTGTCTCTCACTCTTAACGCCGTCATGTGGTTCTTTTATGGACTTCTTATCGAGGACAAATTCATTGCT ATGCCGAACATTCTTGGATTTCTATTCGGTATAACTCAGATGATACTATACATGATGTATCACGATTCAAAGAAAACGGATTTACCAAAACTCACATCTACAGAGAATCAACCAACAAATGAAACCAATCTGAATGAAGTTGCGATCGTGGCCGTTGAATTATCTGATGCTAGAGCAGAAAACGTTGAAGGATCGGTGAGGCCTATGAAGACTCCAAACTCAACCACCACTGCTTAA
- the LOC108844416 gene encoding ricin B-like lectin EULS3, with product MDPPFGHSHHSHHHHHHHHQRDDNEDDRPSFGAPPPPHNNFSDAPPPPPQPHFDPYAPPPPYFEAPAPPPPQFGHVSHVAHHASEEPYQPDHHRYGGAYPPHNSSLESYGDDGTAGVVHVSHHSSHQTDNTPSVFHHLHDDENRLLPDNLAGLAGRRTVKVYSKAEPNYYLTIRDGQVILAPADPSDEAQHWYKDEKYSTRVKDAEGHPCFALVNKATGEAMKHSVGATQPVNLVRYDPDTLDESVLWTESKDMGDGYRTIRMVNNVGLNVDAFHGDSKSGGVRDGTTIVLWDWNKGDNQLWKIFPF from the exons ATGGATCCTCCCTTCGGCCACTCCCACCACTCacaccaccaccatcaccaccaccaccaacgcGACGACAACGAAGACGATCGTCCATCCTTCGGCGCACCACCACCGCCACACAACAACTTCTCCGATGCTCCTCCTCCACCCCCTCAGCCTCATTTCGATCCCTACGCGCCTCCTCCGCCTTACTTCGAAGCTCCGGCACCACCACCTCCTCAGTTTGGTCACGTGAGCCATGTCGCCCACCACGCTTCCGAAGAACCATACCAACCAGACCACCACCGTTACGGAGGAGCTTACCCGCCGCATAATTCGTCCCTTGAAAGCTACGGAGACGACGGCACCGCCGGCGTCGTGCACGTGTCTCACCATAGCTCACATCAAACCGACAACACGCCTTCTGTTTTCCACCACCTCCATGATGACGAGAACCGTCTTCTTCCTGATAATCTCGCCGGACTCGCCGGAAGACGAACGGTGAAGGTGTATTCTAAAGCAGAGCCTAACTATTATCTGACGATCAGAGACGGTCAGGTCATTCTCGCCCCAGCCGATCCTTCTGATGAAGCTCAG CACTGGTACAAAGACGAGAAGTACAGTACTCGTGTGAAGGACGCAGAGGGTCATCCTTGTTTTGCTTTGGTTAACAAGGCCACTGGTGAAGCCATGAAGCATTCTGTGGGAGCTACACAACCC GTTAATCTAGTCAGATATGATCCTGATACGCTTGATGAGTCTGTGCTGTGGACTGAGAGCAAGGATATGGGTGATGGGTATCGGACCATAAGGATGGTAAACAATGTGGGGTTAAACGTTGATGCGTTTCACGGTGACAGCAAATCTGGTGGTGTTCGTGATGGCACAACTATTGTTCTCTGGGACTGGAACAAAGGAGACAACCAGCTTTGGAAGATCTTTCCTTTCT GA
- the LOC108847794 gene encoding uncharacterized protein LOC108847794, with protein MHEFSTVDGFAEINESLAEMIKYIANEPSVGLYYIQQHVRNAAPNVLNLNAQVLDKSRETALHTEDSEESIAMVKSMKECGSPIADGMIGDIKNSLAIMSSKQPRRGLILNAGSPWSSRSNSSIATPTTTVRGSEYSQDTSESGSYFTSVFKSAKEKASNIKWPQLDFKEQKVETIPNVESNELEEKEEEEVLSKGEQHMVEKTKFEEFKAGKEASLKAWLGDMDEDADASGRATERI; from the coding sequence ATGCATGAGTTCTCTACTGTTGATGGTTTTGCGGAGATAAACGAGAGCTTAGCCGAGATGATTAAGTACATTGCTAACGAACCCTCTGTGGGGCTTTATTACATCCAGCAGCACGTCCGCAACGCAGCACCCAACGTCCTCAACCTCAACGCCCAAGTCTTGGACAAGTCCCGTGAAACTGCTCTCCATACCGAAGACTCGGAAGAGTCTATCGCCATGGTGAAATCGATGAAAGAGTGTGGTTCTCCTATAGCTGATGGGATGATAGGAGACATCAAGAACTCCTTAGCGATAATGTCCTCGAAACAACCGAGGAGAGGGCTCATCCTCAACGCCGGGAGCCCCTGGAGCAGCAGATCCAACAGCAGTATAGCAACACCAACAACAACAGTGCGTGGTTCTGAATATAGTCAGGACACTAGCGAAAGCGGCAGCTATTTCACATCGGTGTTCAAGTCGGCTAAGGAGAAAGCAAGCAATATCAAATGGCCACAGCTTGACTTCAAAGAACAGAAGGTGGAGACTATCCCCAATGTGGAAAGCAACGAgttagaagaaaaagaagaagaagaagtcttaAGCAAAGGTGAACAACATATGGTGGAGAAGACAAAGTTTGAGGAGTTTAAGGCTGGTAAAGAAGCGAGTCTTAAGGCATGGCTTGGAGATATGGATGAAGATGCAGATGCTAGTGGACGTGCTACTGAgaggatttag
- the LOC108845297 gene encoding uncharacterized protein LOC108845297, which yields MEAVVDTVVEMVVDIIVEAVVVVESDNRGGRDRGDSDGYHNGGGSGYGSGCSGYEGDNGGGGVGDYGGDGGLLTNVCVDIVDVVRRVVDNEGGGDSGGGGVYEGDDSSLGQCVCGCCLCGQKSCGSGSRGQSCIDVIWALDGGYESGGGDRGGGGVYEGDGGSLVNKSCGWALDGGYESGNRGGGDSGGGD from the exons ATGGAAGCGGTGGTTGACACCGTGGTGGAGATGGTGGTGGATATCATAGTagaggcggtggtggtggtggaaaGTGATAATAGAGGTGGAAGAGATCGTGGAGACAGTGATGGATACCATAATGGAGGCGGTAGTGGTTATGGAAGTGGCTGCAGTGGATACGAAGGTGATAATGGAGGTGGAGGTGTTGGTGATTATGGAGGTGACGGTGGCCTTTTGACCAATGTGTGTGTGGATATTGTTGATGTAGTCAGAAGAGTTGTGGATAATGAAGGTGGAGGAGATAGTGGAGGTGGTGGCGTGTATGAAGGTGACGATAGTTCTCTTGGTCAATGTGTGTGTGGATGTTGTTTATGTGGTCAGAAGAGTTGTGGATCGGGATCTCGTGGTCAGAGTTGTATTGATGTGATATGGGCTCTCGATGGTGGATATGAAAGTG GTGGAGGAGATCGTGGAGGCGGTGGTGTTTATGAAGGTGATGGTGGCTCTCTTGTCAAT aagagttGTGGATGGGCTCTCGATGGTGGATATGAAAGTGGTAATAGAGGTGGTGGAGATAGTGGAGGTGGTGATTAA